A window of the Salvelinus sp. IW2-2015 linkage group LG3, ASM291031v2, whole genome shotgun sequence genome harbors these coding sequences:
- the LOC111953595 gene encoding uncharacterized protein — MTAIKMFAPLCKFLLLGQIVHALAGTEPSAIQQESGLMSANVGDTMVLQCLYKGEMAMHFSWYKQPXREKPHLISTVYKYDKSATFYHEFKDNPRFSVQSSNGVNHLSISDMKGSDSATYYCGSAHSNVVEFGKGTILNVKGSESNSKIVLQQHVSESVQPGVSVTLNCTIHTETCAGGHSVYWFRHGSGESRPGMIYTHGDRSDQCEKSSEAGSXTQXCVYKLPKRNLSLSDDGTYXCAVASCGEILFGDGXKLDIHGGDIQVATEVDMRILVLLSIIRTGVLLCCLTIIFLIYLIRK; from the exons TTCATGCGCTAGCTGGGACTGAGCCMTCTGCCATACAACAGGAGAGTGGTCTCATGTCAGCCAATGTTGGAGACACAATGGTCCTGCAATGCCTCTATAAAGGCGAAATGGCCATGCATTTCTCCTGGTACAAGCAACCCTWCAGAGAAAAACCTCATCTCATCTCAACCGTCTATAAGTATGACAAAAGTGCTACATTTTACCATGAGTTTAAGGATAACCCTCGGTTCTCAGTGCAAAGCAGCAACGGCGTAAATCACCTCAGCATCTCAGACATGAAAGGCTCGGATTCAGCCACATACTACTGTGGGAGCGCACACTCAAACGTGGTGGAATTTGGAAAAGGAACCATTCTCAATGTAAAAG GTTCAGAGTCCAACAGTAAGATTGTGCTCCAGCAGCATGTATCTGAGTCAGTCCAGCCAGGGGTCTCTGTGACtctgaactgtacaatacacactgaGACATGTGCAGGAGGacacagtgtctattggttcagacatggctcagGAGAATCCCGTCCAGGAATGATTTACACCCATGGAGACAGGAgtgatcagtgtgagaagagcTCTGAGGCTGGGTCTCMTACACAGAGMTGTGTCTACAAGCTCCCCAAGAGgaacctcagcctctctgatgATGGGACTTACKACTGTGCTGTGGCTTCATGTGGGGAGATACTGTTTGGAGACGGGRCCAAGCTGGACATTCATG GTGGTGATATTCAGGTTGCGACTGAAGTGGATATGAGGATCCTTGTCCTCCTCTCCATCATAAGAACTGGAGTTCTCCTCTGCTGTCTGACCATCATCTTCCTCATCTACCTCATCAGGAAATAG